One stretch of Sardina pilchardus chromosome 17, fSarPil1.1, whole genome shotgun sequence DNA includes these proteins:
- the itih2 gene encoding inter-alpha-trypsin inhibitor heavy chain H2, which produces MKLPILLLFSTLLLHQTCSFEFVIDGEWDSESSSHDGGDDPKSMDLPLHFRRRRATLVSDEDFENLVRAGEQPSSMDVDLMNFRKRRATLVSDEDFENLVRAGEQPSSMDVDLMNFRKRRAILVSDEDFEDFEAIRGNDITVKSYKVESRITSRFAHTTVKSSVVNSGSTAQSIGFNVQIPKRAFITNFTMNVNGIIFIGSVKEKTVARNLYAQARARGKAAGIVRANSQDMETFKTEVHVPPGSKVEFELHYQEMMQRKLGVYQHTLHLQPGRLVPHLHVDVYIFEPKGISMVEVPDTLGELFTGLTTVTQSKEKAHVTFKPTLQQQRKCHNCTESAVDGVFTVKYDVEREGNSGELQVSDGHFVHFFAPQNLSPLSKNIVFVIDVSGSMWGLKMKQTVEAMEAILDDLTIDDYFSIIDFNHNVRCWSEELVPGSSIQVADAKKYIQSIKPNGGTNINEALQRAVQMLIKASNQGLIDQRSVSMIILVSDGDPTVGEIKLSNIQKNVKRIMREEFSLFSLGIGFDVDYDFLERIAMDNRGVAQRIYANHDAAEQLRTFYSQVSSPLLRRITVQFPEGSVSDTTQSHFDKFFSGSELVVAGKLQSTGFPTLHSFTTASAATMDMTLQTDTDISELDSVLSQQQHSVPGFARQMWAYITINQLLAERALAPTAVKKRKITQRILGLAVEHQFVTPLTALLIEGENEKLLADSPKDPKHGCCSGVGFQGLRPPPVQQQVYSIPNWARPTPMSTPSPATGHITVVDNDPHFIIHLPKRDMDVCFNIDSEPGNILNLVSDPGAGVVINGMLIGSKTLQNNKLKTYFGTIGVFYRPENVGVTVRTDRIDVVEGKNNHSFSWGSTVDITTNGVKISIEKDSKVSVVVNGRITAMVLLHRVWKKHPVNVDFLGFYSPNDNQYSEQVHGLIGQFANEPEVKVVNIHDGPDPKKKEATMDVKGNKLAVTRGWQKDYRGDKKRGTDVYCWFVHNSGKGFIDGHFSSYIVPSLDSFLPEL; this is translated from the exons ATGAAGCTCCCGATTCTTCTGCTGTTCAGCACACTTTTGCTCCACCAGACATgctcctttgagtttgtgattgATGGCGAATGGGACAGTGagtcg TCAAGTCATGATGGAGGTGATGATCCAAAATCTATGGATCTACCATTACACTTTAGAAGACGG AGGGCCACATTGGTCAGTGATGAGGATTTTGAAAATCTTGTG CGAGCAGGTGAACAACCATCTTCTATGGACGTGGATCTCATGAATTTTAGAAAACGG AGGGCCACATTGGTCAGTGATGAGGATTTTGAAAATCTTGTG CGAGCAGGTGAACAACCATCTTCTATGGACGTGGATCTCATGAATTTTAGAAAACGG AGGGCCATATTGGTCAGTGATGAGGATTTTGAAGATTTTGAG GCCATcagaggaaatgacatcacagtTAAGAGTTATAAAGTGGAGAGCCGCATCACTTCCCGGTTCGCCCACACCACCGTCAAGAGCTCTGTGGTCAACTCCGGCTCAACCGCCCAGAGCATCGGCTTCAACGTCCAGATCCCCAAACGAGCCTTCATCACCAACTTTACCAT gAATGTGAACGGCATCATATTCATCGGTTCGGTGAAGGAGAAGACTGTGGCCAGAAACCTCTACGCCCAGGCCAGAGCCAGAGGCAAGGCAGCAGGCATAGTCAG ggCTAACTCGCAGGACATGGAGACGTTTAAGACGGAGGTGCATGTGCCCCCGGGCAGTAAGGTGGAGTTTGAGCTGCACTACCAGGAGATGATGCAGAGGAAGCTCGGGGTGTACCAGCACACACTGCACCTGCAGCCAGGACGACTGGTGCCCCATCTGcat GTAGACGTGTACATCTTCGAGCCGAAGGGCATCAGCATGGTGGAGGTGCCCGACACGCTGGGCGAGCTGTTTACGGGGCTCACCACGGTAACGCAGTCCAAGGAGAAGGCGCACGTGACGTTCAAGCCCAcgctgcagcagcagaggaaGTGCCACAACTGCACCGAGAGCGCCGTCGACGGGGTGTTCACCGTCAAGTACGACGTGGAGAGGGAGGGCAACTCCGGGGAGCTGCAG gtgtctgACGGTCACTTCGTGCACTTCTTTGCACCCCAAAACCTGTCGCCCCTGTCCAAGAACATTGTGTTCGTCATCGACGTCAGTGGGTCCATGTGGGGTCTGAAGATGAAGCAG acagTGGAGGCTATGGAGGCCATTCTTGATGACCTGACCATAGACGATTATTTCAGCATCATCGACTTCAACCACAACGTGCGCTGCTGGAGCGAGGAGCTGGTTCCAGGAAGCTCCATCCAGGTCGCAGACGCCAAGAAGTATATTCAGAGCATCAAACCAAATGGAG GCACCAACATTAACGAGGCGCTGCAGCGGGCGGTGCAGATGCTGATCAAAGCGTCCAATCAGGGGCTGATCGACCAGCGCTCTGTCTCCATGATCATCCTGGTGTCCGACGGAGACCCCACTGTGG GGGAGATCAAGCTGAGCAACATCCAGAAGAACGTCAAGCGCATCATGAGGGAGGAGTTCTCCCTCTTCTCATTGGGCATCGGCTTTGACGTGGACTACGACTTCCTGGAGCGGATCGCCATGGACAACAGGGGCGTGGCTCAGAGAATCTACGCCAATCACGATGCTGCCGAACAACTGAGG acgTTCTACAGCCAGGTGTCGTCGCCGCTGCTGCGGCGGATCACCGTCCAGTTCCCCGAGGGTTCCGTGTCGGACACCACACAGAGCCACTTCGATAAGTTCTTCAGCGGCTCCGAGCTCGTGGTGGCAGGCAAGCTACAGTCGACTGGGTTCCCCACGCTCCACAGCTTCACCACCGCCTCCGCC gcTACCATGGACATGACCCTGCAAACGGACACAGACATCTCTGAGCTGGACTCTGTTctcagccagcagcagcactctgTGCCAGGCTTCGCTCGGCAGATGTGGGCCTACATCACCATCAACCAGCTCCTGgccgagag GGCCCTGGCCCCCACCGCAGTGAAGAAGCGCAAGATCACGCAGCGGATCCTGGGCCTGGCCGTAGAGCACCAGTTCGTTACGCCACTCACTGCCCTGCTCATCGAGGGCGAGAACGAGAAGCTGCTTGCCGACTCACCCAAGGACCCCAAACACGGCTGCTGCTCAG GTGTGGGATTCCAGGGTCTGCGTCCACCTCCCGTGCAGCAGCAGGTGTACTCCATCCCCAACTGGGCCCGTCCAACCCCCATGTCCACCCCCAGCCCCGCCACGGGACACATCACAGTAG TGGACAATGACCCTCACTTCATCATCCACCTGCCCAAGCGCGACATGGACGTGTGCTTCAACATCGACTCCGAGCCGGGCAACATCCTCAACCTGGTGTCCGACCCCGGGGCAG GTGTGGTGATCAACGGCATGTTGATCGGTTCTAAGACGCTGCAGAACAACAAACTGAAGACGTACTTCGGCACCATTGGCGTGTTCTACAGGCCTGAGAATGTGGGTGTGACCGTGAGAACCGACCGCATCGACGTTGTGGAGGGGAAGAACAACCACTCGTTCTCCTGGGGAAGCACAGTGGATATCACCAccaacgg AGTTAAAATCTCCATCGAGAAGGACTCCAAGGTCAGTGTGGTGGTCAACGGCCGCATCACGGCGATGGTGCTCCTGCACCGGGTGTGGAAGAAGCATCCTGTGAACGTGGACTTCCTGGGCTTCTACTCCCCCAACGACAACCAGTACTCGGAGCAGGTCCACGGGCTCATCG GCCAGTTTGCCAATGAGCCCGAGGTGAAGGTGGTCAACATCCATGATGGTCCTGACCCCAAGAAGAAGGAGGCCACCATGGATGTAAAGGGCAATAAGCTGGCAGTCACCAg GGGCTGGCAGAAGGACTATAGAGGGGACAAGAAGAGGGGCACAGACGTCTACTGCTGGTTCGTCCACAACAGCGGAAAGGGCTTCATCGACGGCCACTTCAGCAGCTACATTGTCCCCTCACTGGACAGCTTTCTTCCTGAACTCTGA
- the kin gene encoding DNA/RNA-binding protein KIN17, translated as MGKADFLSPKAIANRIKSKGLQKLRWYCQMCQKQCRDENGFKCHCMSESHQRQLLLASEDPNQFMDLFSDEFRTDFLELLRRRFGTKRVHNNIIYNEYISHKDHVHMNSTQWETLTDFTKWLGREGYCKVDETPKGWYIQYVDRDPETIRRQEEQEKKKKQDLDDEERSAKFIEEQVRRGREGKEPEEEPVYTELVRESEEEKVAFNLSKGACAAGPSAGPSAGPSKGASLGANALRAATSAKRKDPSSHGSDGRDKKKKSALDEIIEMEEQKRKKATVKLDYWLHTDIVVKIVTKRLGEKYYKKKAVIKEVQDKYTAIVKLVDSGDKLKLDQTHVETVIPAPGKRVVIVNGQHRGTEAVLDGIDEKKFSATLTLDSGHMRGKRLEGIPYEDFSKMA; from the exons ATGGGGAAAGCTGATTTCCTTAGTCCTAAAGCGATCGCCAACAGGATCAAATCCAAGGGTCTTCAAAAGTTGCGATGGTATTGCCAAATGTGTCAGAAACAGTGTCGAGACGAG AATGGCTTCAAATGCCACTGTATGTCCGAGTCTCACCAGAGACAGTTGCTGCTGGCGTCTGAAGACCCAAACCAGTTCATGGACCTTTTCTCAGA TGAGTTCAGGACGGACTTTTTGGAGCTTCTGCGTCGGCGATTTG GTACCAAGCGAGTCCACAACAACATCATATACAACGAGTACATCAGCCACAAAGACCACGTCCACATGAACTCCACACAGTGGGAGACGCTCACCGACTTCACCAAATGGCTGGGAAGGGAAG GCTACTGTAAGGTGGACGAGACCCCTAAGGGCTGGTACATCCAGTACGTGGACCGTGACCCGGAGACGATCCGgcggcaggaggagcaggagaagaagaagaagcaggacCTGGACGACGAGGAGCGCAGCGCCAAGTTCATAGAGGAGCAGGTCCGCCGGGGGCGCGAGGGCAAGGAGCCGGAG GAGGAGCCAGTGTACACTGAactggtgagagagagtgaggaggagaaag tggCCTTCAACCTCAGCAAGGGTGCCTGTGCTGCCGGCCCATCTGCTGGTCCATCTGCTGGTCCATCGAAAGG TGCTTCGCTGGGGGCCAATGCCCTCCGGGCGGCCACCTCGGCCAAGAGGAAAGACCCGTCGTCTCACGGCTCCGACGGCAGAGACAAGAAGAAGAAATCCGCGCTGGATGAGATCATAGAG atggaggagcagaagaggaagaaggcaaCAGTGAAATTAGACTACTGGCTTCACACCGACATCGTGGTGAAGATCGTCACCAAGAGACTGGGAGAGAAGTACTACAAGAAGAAGGCAGTgatcaag GAGGTCCAGGATAAATATACGGCCATTGTGAAGCTGGTGGACTCCGGAGATAAACTCAAACTGGACCAGACCCATGTGGAGACGGTCATCCCAGCGCCAG GGAAGCGGGTTGTGATTGTGAACGGACAGCACAGGGGCACCGAGGCGGTTCTGGACGGGATCGACGAGAAGAAGTTCTCCGCTACGCTGACGCTGGACTCG GGTCATATGAGGGGGAAGAGATTGGAAGGCATTCCATATGAAGACTTCTCCAAGATGGCCTAG
- the atp5f1c gene encoding ATP synthase subunit gamma, mitochondrial isoform X1 — protein MFARTSAVVFLPQCGQVRTMATLKDITIRLKSVKNIQKITKSMKMVAAAKYARAERSLKPARVYGTGSLALYEKAEIKAPEDKTKHLLIGVSSDRGLCGAIHSSVAKAIKADIAALSATGKEVMVVNIGDKLRGLLHKTHGSHILLNCKEVGRKPPTFTDASIIATELLNSGYEFDQGSVIYNRFRSVISYKTTRNPVFSIETVAGAESMGIYDDIDADVLRNYQEFALTNLIFFGLKESTCSEQSARMTAMDAASKNAGEMIDKLTLTFNRTRQSVITKELIEIISGAAAL, from the exons ATGTTCGCCAGGACCAGCGCGGTGGTGTTCCTCCCACAATG TGGGCAGGTCAGGACCATGGCTACCTTGAAGGACA TCACCATCAGGCTGAAGTCCGTCAAAAACATCCAGAAAATCACCAAATCCATGAAGATGGTCGCCGCAGCTAAGTACGCCAGGGCTGAGCGATCCCTCAAGCCTGCACGCGTCTATGGCACTGGTTCCCTGG CCCTGTACGAGAAGGCCGAAATCAAGGCTCCAGAGGACAAGACCAAGCACCTGCTCATCGGCGTCTCTTCTGACCGTGGTCTCTGCGGAGCCATCCACTCCTCTGTCGCCAAGGCGATCAAGGCCGACATCGCCGCGTTGAGCGCCACTGGCAAAGAGGTGATGGTGGTCAATATTGGCGACAAGCTCAGGGGCCTGCTTCACAA GACTCATGGCAGCCACATTCTGCTCAACTGCAAGGAAGTGGGCCGCAAGCCCCCCACCTTCACAGACGCCTCGATCATCGCCACAGAGCTGCTCAACTCTGGCTACGAGTTCGACCAGGGCTCCGTCATCTACAACAGATTCAG GTCTGTCATTTCCTACAAGACGACCAGGAACCCTGTATTCTCCATTGAAACAGTTGCCGGTGCAG aGTCCATGGGCATCTACGATGACATTGATGCCGATGTCCTGAGGAACTACCAGGAGTTCGCCCTGACCAACCTCATCTTTTTCGGCCTCAAGGAGTCCACCTGCAGTGAGCAGAGCGCCAGGATGACCGCTATGGATGCTGCCAGCAAGAACGCTG GTGAGATGATTGACAAGCTGACTCTGACCTTCAACCGTACCCGCCAGTCTGTCATCACCAAGGAGCTCATTGAGATCATCTCTGGTGCCGCTGCCCT GTAA
- the atp5f1c gene encoding ATP synthase subunit gamma, mitochondrial isoform X2: protein MFARTSAVVFLPQCGQVRTMATLKDITIRLKSVKNIQKITKSMKMVAAAKYARAERSLKPARVYGTGSLALYEKAEIKAPEDKTKHLLIGVSSDRGLCGAIHSSVAKAIKADIAALSATGKEVMVVNIGDKLRGLLHKTHGSHILLNCKEVGRKPPTFTDASIIATELLNSGYEFDQGSVIYNRFRSVISYKTTRNPVFSIETVAGAESMGIYDDIDADVLRNYQEFALTNLIFFGLKESTCSEQSARMTAMDAASKNAGEMIDKLTLTFNRTRQSVITKELIEIISGAAAL from the exons ATGTTCGCCAGGACCAGCGCGGTGGTGTTCCTCCCACAATG TGGGCAGGTCAGGACCATGGCTACCTTGAAGGACA TCACCATCAGGCTGAAGTCCGTCAAAAACATCCAGAAAATCACCAAATCCATGAAGATGGTCGCCGCAGCTAAGTACGCCAGGGCTGAGCGATCCCTCAAGCCTGCACGCGTCTATGGCACTGGTTCCCTGG CCCTGTACGAGAAGGCCGAAATCAAGGCTCCAGAGGACAAGACCAAGCACCTGCTCATCGGCGTCTCTTCTGACCGTGGTCTCTGCGGAGCCATCCACTCCTCTGTCGCCAAGGCGATCAAGGCCGACATCGCCGCGTTGAGCGCCACTGGCAAAGAGGTGATGGTGGTCAATATTGGCGACAAGCTCAGGGGCCTGCTTCACAA GACTCATGGCAGCCACATTCTGCTCAACTGCAAGGAAGTGGGCCGCAAGCCCCCCACCTTCACAGACGCCTCGATCATCGCCACAGAGCTGCTCAACTCTGGCTACGAGTTCGACCAGGGCTCCGTCATCTACAACAGATTCAG GTCTGTCATTTCCTACAAGACGACCAGGAACCCTGTATTCTCCATTGAAACAGTTGCCGGTGCAG aGTCCATGGGCATCTACGATGACATTGATGCCGATGTCCTGAGGAACTACCAGGAGTTCGCCCTGACCAACCTCATCTTTTTCGGCCTCAAGGAGTCCACCTGCAGTGAGCAGAGCGCCAGGATGACCGCTATGGATGCTGCCAGCAAGAACGCTG GTGAGATGATTGACAAGCTGACTCTGACCTTCAACCGTACCCGCCAGTCTGTCATCACCAAGGAGCTCATTGAGATCATCTCTGGTGCCGCTGCCCTGTAA